Proteins from a single region of Flavobacterium sp. YJ01:
- a CDS encoding response regulator, with product MKKKVILLADDDMDDTEMFCEALADIDEDILCHCAENGSEALKILDSLDENPGVIFLDLNMPIMNGWECLKELKSDQRYKDIPVIMISTSSHKNDMDSATSLGAVCYFIKPNNFKDLKQVLKIITSNLDDIKEAVAKLHTSGLQHIFVCQESNLNL from the coding sequence ATGAAGAAAAAGGTAATTTTACTCGCCGACGATGATATGGATGATACAGAAATGTTCTGCGAAGCATTGGCAGATATTGATGAAGATATTTTATGTCATTGTGCAGAAAATGGAAGCGAGGCATTAAAAATTCTAGATAGTCTCGATGAAAATCCTGGAGTTATCTTTTTAGATTTAAATATGCCAATTATGAATGGTTGGGAATGTCTTAAAGAATTAAAATCAGATCAGCGGTATAAAGATATCCCTGTGATTATGATTTCGACTTCTTCGCACAAAAATGATATGGATAGCGCGACAAGTTTAGGTGCTGTCTGTTATTTTATAAAACCAAATAATTTTAAGGATTTAAAACAGGTTTTGAAAATTATAACATCTAATTTAGATGATATTAAAGAAGCTGTTGCAAAATTACACACAAGCGGTTTACAGCATATTTTTGTTTGCCAAGAAAGTAATTTGAATTTATAA
- a CDS encoding type 1 glutamine amidotransferase domain-containing protein, which yields MKNLTPIIAASLFGTTAFNAQTSHELNVMNQLATPSHVSVMPVSQLLNAPGNEALRDFFFTPVKDKTILKGKKIAVLAADGFEEIELTGPVWYFRELGAQVDIIAPKFNPAPARYGLSTPEMAKTHIMAIQYLQPTGWIKFDRTADQIKVSDYDAVFIPGGAWNPDNLRYDKDVIKFIKDFNKSGKLIAAICHAPVVLASADILKGRKLTGYWNIQIDLKNAGGIVSDQPVVVDSNIITSRHPIDVADFSKAVESWLAKK from the coding sequence ATGAAAAATTTAACACCAATTATCGCAGCAAGTTTATTCGGAACTACAGCTTTTAACGCTCAAACTAGTCATGAACTAAACGTTATGAATCAATTAGCAACTCCTTCGCACGTATCTGTTATGCCAGTTTCGCAATTATTAAACGCGCCTGGAAACGAAGCTTTGAGAGACTTCTTTTTTACTCCAGTGAAAGACAAAACGATATTAAAAGGTAAAAAAATCGCTGTACTGGCAGCAGACGGTTTTGAAGAAATTGAACTTACTGGACCAGTTTGGTACTTTAGAGAACTTGGCGCTCAGGTTGATATTATTGCGCCAAAATTTAATCCCGCTCCAGCAAGATACGGATTGAGTACTCCTGAAATGGCAAAAACTCATATTATGGCAATTCAGTATCTGCAACCTACAGGTTGGATTAAGTTTGACAGAACTGCCGATCAAATTAAAGTGAGTGATTATGATGCTGTTTTTATTCCGGGTGGCGCTTGGAATCCAGATAATCTTCGTTATGATAAAGACGTAATCAAATTTATTAAGGATTTTAATAAATCTGGAAAATTGATTGCCGCTATATGTCACGCGCCAGTTGTTTTAGCTTCTGCTGATATTTTGAAAGGAAGAAAACTTACTGGATATTGGAACATTCAAATTGACTTAAAAAACGCCGGCGGAATTGTTTCTGACCAACCTGTTGTAGTAGATTCTAACATTATTACAAGCAGACATCCAATTGATGTAGCTGATTTTTCTAAAGCTGTAGAAAGCTGGTTGGCTAAAAAATAA
- a CDS encoding Crp/Fnr family transcriptional regulator — MAKSFYGNKSLLKFTFMEELRKHIEQICPLTNEEFDYIKTFFKEKKVKKHQYLLQDGDKVTSEYWIVKGIFRAFHIDKDGKEHIVQFALENWWLSDYNAFFNQKESNINIVCMDDAEVLCLTLSGREQLASELHKMEHFFRMKLTSGYSAQQRRIISLLSNNPKKRYEEFANLYPNIMQKIPKKYIAEYLGVSRETLSRLYSNS; from the coding sequence ATGGCAAAATCATTTTATGGAAACAAAAGTTTACTTAAATTTACTTTTATGGAAGAACTGCGAAAACATATTGAACAAATTTGCCCTTTAACAAATGAAGAATTTGACTATATCAAAACGTTCTTTAAAGAGAAAAAGGTAAAAAAACACCAATACTTGCTTCAGGATGGCGATAAAGTAACTTCTGAATATTGGATTGTAAAAGGCATTTTTCGTGCTTTTCATATTGATAAAGACGGAAAAGAACATATTGTACAATTTGCACTCGAAAACTGGTGGCTTTCAGATTACAATGCTTTTTTCAATCAAAAAGAATCCAACATTAATATTGTTTGTATGGATGACGCAGAAGTTCTTTGTCTGACACTTTCTGGAAGAGAACAATTGGCTTCGGAATTGCATAAAATGGAGCATTTTTTTAGAATGAAACTCACTAGCGGTTATTCGGCTCAACAAAGAAGAATTATTTCGCTTCTCTCTAATAATCCTAAAAAACGATATGAGGAATTTGCAAATCTTTATCCGAACATTATGCAAAAAATACCTAAAAAATATATCGCAGAATACTTAGGCGTTAGTCGGGAAACTCTCAGCCGACTTTATTCAAACTCTTAA
- a CDS encoding TonB-dependent receptor, with translation MKKIYFAVFTVICTNFYAQTKKDSINQMDEVIINENRFSTPISKQNRNVYVISSETIKKLPGRTLQEVLQYANGVDIRQRGPFGTQADISVDGGSFEQTVVLLNGAKVIDSQTAHNMLNLPLPVEVIERIEIVRGPAARTYGINSLTGAINIITKKPTDSGFLVSTYAGSNFEKDTQDTGDTFYGMGVQAGAVLGKEKQQHLIFASHDKSNGYRYNTAFENNKIFYQGNVQINDSNEILGSAGYINNGFGANGFYAAPGDRNSTEIVQTTFANIQSKHSITDSWKIMPRVTYRYNYDDYRYLGNSNLAVGRSQHYTNSIAAELNSTVKLSKGEIGFGAEFRNENIHSSNIGDHDRDNVGLYAEYRTSFFEKLDINLGTYLNYNSDYKWQIYPGIDASYAITDEFKVIGNVGTSQRIPSFTDLYLKQTGNVGNVDLDSENAFQSEIGFKYNKKALSLNANYFYRKIDNYIDWMRNATTQPWQSQNTGDLNTNGINLRGTYRFDFSKDSRLNILLGYTYLDSEFKSARTEIYSKYAISSLKHQVTNTIDYQFKDFSILFATRFNERITGPSYWVNDFRVSQSIHKFTIFLDAQNIFNATYYEVGAVPLPSRWFTLGVKLVTF, from the coding sequence ATGAAAAAAATCTATTTTGCTGTCTTTACAGTAATTTGTACCAATTTTTACGCACAGACCAAAAAGGATTCCATAAACCAAATGGATGAGGTTATAATTAATGAAAACCGTTTCAGTACACCAATTTCTAAACAAAATAGAAATGTGTATGTGATTTCTAGTGAAACTATAAAAAAACTGCCAGGAAGAACGCTTCAAGAAGTTTTGCAATATGCGAACGGAGTTGACATTAGGCAACGTGGACCATTTGGAACTCAAGCTGATATTAGCGTTGACGGCGGAAGTTTTGAGCAAACAGTTGTCCTTTTAAATGGAGCTAAAGTAATCGATTCGCAAACGGCACACAATATGCTGAATTTGCCTCTTCCGGTTGAAGTTATCGAAAGAATTGAGATTGTTCGCGGACCGGCTGCAAGAACGTACGGAATTAACAGCTTAACTGGAGCAATCAATATTATCACCAAAAAACCAACAGATTCTGGATTTTTAGTAAGCACTTATGCAGGTTCTAATTTCGAAAAAGATACGCAAGATACAGGAGATACTTTTTACGGAATGGGCGTTCAGGCGGGAGCTGTTTTAGGAAAAGAAAAACAACAGCATTTGATTTTTGCTTCACACGATAAAAGCAACGGATACCGTTACAATACGGCATTCGAAAACAATAAAATTTTCTATCAAGGAAATGTTCAAATCAATGATTCTAATGAAATTTTAGGTTCTGCGGGTTACATCAATAACGGATTTGGTGCTAACGGATTTTATGCTGCGCCTGGTGATAGAAATTCGACTGAAATTGTACAAACTACTTTTGCTAATATTCAGTCGAAACATTCAATTACAGATAGTTGGAAAATTATGCCAAGAGTTACTTACAGATACAATTACGACGATTATCGTTATTTAGGAAACTCAAATTTAGCAGTTGGAAGAAGTCAGCATTACACCAATTCGATTGCGGCAGAATTAAATTCGACTGTAAAATTATCCAAAGGTGAAATTGGTTTTGGAGCTGAATTTAGAAATGAAAATATTCATTCTTCTAATATTGGAGATCATGATCGCGACAATGTCGGTTTGTACGCAGAATACAGAACAAGTTTCTTCGAAAAATTAGACATTAATTTAGGAACTTATTTGAATTACAATTCAGATTATAAATGGCAGATTTATCCTGGAATCGATGCAAGTTATGCGATTACAGATGAATTTAAAGTAATTGGTAATGTTGGAACAAGCCAAAGAATTCCATCGTTTACAGATTTATATCTGAAGCAAACAGGAAATGTTGGAAACGTCGATTTAGATTCAGAAAATGCTTTTCAGAGCGAAATCGGATTTAAATACAATAAAAAAGCGTTGAGTTTGAATGCGAATTATTTCTACAGAAAAATTGATAATTATATCGATTGGATGCGTAACGCAACAACGCAACCTTGGCAAAGTCAGAATACAGGAGATTTAAACACAAATGGAATTAATTTGCGTGGAACTTACAGATTTGATTTTTCTAAAGATTCGAGATTGAATATCCTTTTAGGATACACATATTTAGATTCAGAATTTAAAAGTGCGCGTACAGAAATCTATTCAAAATATGCCATTTCTTCTCTAAAACATCAAGTTACAAATACGATCGATTATCAGTTTAAGGATTTTTCTATTTTATTTGCAACGCGTTTTAACGAAAGAATTACTGGACCTTCTTATTGGGTAAATGATTTTAGAGTAAGTCAAAGCATTCATAAGTTTACAATTTTCTTAGATGCTCAAAATATATTTAATGCGACCTATTATGAAGTTGGAGCGGTGCCATTGCCTTCAAGATGGTTTACTTTGGGAGTAAAATTGGTTACTTTTTAA
- a CDS encoding MFS transporter encodes MLEKEKSIYTLQFILLCLSSLLFSSSFNMMIPELPNYLSSLGGAEYKGLIISLFTLTAAISRPFSGKLTDKWGRVPVMAIGSSVCVICGFLYPILSSVSGFLLLRLVHGFSTGFKPTSTSAYVADIIPQKRWGEALGMHGLCFGIGGALGPALGSMIVNSFGMNVMFYTSSFLAFLSIIIVFNMKETLTVKEKLNKSMFYIGRKDIVDKNVFPAGIITFLSYTAFGLILTLIPDWSEHLGATNKGIFFTAFTVASVLVRFGAGKVSDRHGRPKVILAGLIIMAVALFVISAGRDIQMLLVGAGIYGIGAGILSPAVSAWTIDLSNPEHRGKAVATIYISMELGIGSGALFGGTYYNDQINRIPQIIRFDILVLLLGVFYLFYWRRNKNKKLKV; translated from the coding sequence ATGTTAGAAAAAGAAAAATCAATCTATACGCTTCAATTTATTTTACTTTGTTTAAGTTCTTTGCTGTTTTCTTCTAGTTTCAATATGATGATTCCAGAACTTCCAAATTATTTAAGCAGTTTGGGAGGAGCAGAATACAAAGGATTAATCATTTCTTTATTTACACTTACGGCGGCAATCTCGCGACCTTTTAGTGGTAAATTGACAGACAAATGGGGACGTGTGCCTGTTATGGCAATTGGATCTTCGGTTTGTGTGATTTGCGGATTTCTGTATCCAATTTTAAGTTCTGTTTCTGGATTTTTGTTGCTTCGTCTAGTTCATGGTTTTTCTACAGGATTTAAACCGACATCAACATCTGCTTACGTAGCCGATATTATTCCGCAAAAAAGATGGGGAGAAGCGTTAGGAATGCACGGATTATGTTTTGGTATCGGAGGCGCACTCGGACCAGCATTAGGAAGTATGATTGTAAATTCTTTCGGAATGAATGTGATGTTTTATACTTCGTCATTTCTTGCATTTTTATCGATTATTATTGTTTTTAATATGAAAGAAACGCTTACAGTAAAAGAGAAACTTAATAAATCTATGTTTTACATCGGACGAAAAGATATTGTTGATAAAAATGTTTTTCCAGCAGGAATTATTACTTTTCTTTCTTACACGGCATTTGGACTTATTTTGACCTTAATTCCTGATTGGAGCGAACATCTTGGCGCGACAAATAAAGGAATCTTTTTTACAGCATTTACTGTTGCATCTGTTTTAGTTCGTTTTGGTGCAGGAAAAGTTTCAGACAGACACGGAAGACCAAAAGTAATTCTGGCAGGATTAATTATAATGGCTGTTGCACTTTTTGTAATAAGTGCCGGAAGAGATATTCAGATGTTACTAGTCGGAGCAGGAATTTATGGAATTGGCGCAGGTATTTTGTCACCAGCAGTTAGCGCATGGACTATTGATTTGAGTAACCCAGAACACCGTGGAAAAGCGGTTGCCACGATATATATTTCGATGGAATTAGGAATCGGCTCTGGAGCACTTTTTGGAGGAACTTATTATAACGATCAAATAAACCGTATACCGCAGATTATTAGATTTGATATTTTGGTTTTGCTTCTAGGAGTTTTTTATCTGTTTTATTGGCGAAGAAATAAAAATAAAAAGCTAAAGGTTTAA
- a CDS encoding PAS domain S-box protein — MELTNNLNLFEIVFNAAPNGIAVLKPLYNNKNRIQDFSILLLNSAMISWVKDVTYKNKRYTEVFPWIKNDILEKLIETSETGISVNYEQWHEIEENKKWFLYTAVKQDDLIVLTTEDITEKKQAENALNNALTVTEKQKRLYDSIINTTPDLVYVFDLDYIFTYANKALLTMWGKSAEDAIGKGLRENGYEEWHAEMHEREIDEVVSTKKSIRGTVSFPHAELGRRVYDYIFAPVFNEKGDVEAIAGTTRDITEIKQAEAKLQLSESRFRKMIHQTPAPTLILKGDDLIIEQINGHMLQMIGRGEEIIGMRLIDVLPELEGQYVWEQVLNVYNKGIPFDQSEVLVPHNRTGELKNYYYNLAYRPLIEDGKITGMIQVAVEVTEQVVARQKMEESENRFRALVNASSDLVYRMDADWMIMHSLEGDGLFTNSEGQVSNWLDKFIHNSDLQRAVNLISQSIIDKSIFEMEHRVTNPDGSIGWVFSRVVPILDENGKIIEWFGTASDITSQKELQEVIKESEEKFRQLADLVPQIIWTARPDGFTDYYNNRWYEYTGLEEDGHGDNSWIPVLHPNDVSLVKEFWYYSVENGNPYQLEFRIKNIYTKEYRWFLSKAVPIKDKTGAITKWFGTCTDIHEHKSITEKLEILVADRTKELQRSNDDLQQFAHVASHDLKEPVRKIKTFLSRLEDRLDGKLDESSTKFIERIHVAADRMFNMIDGVLAYSKINADSQKTTLVDLNEIIRNIETDLEIALQKSNGKILYQNLPKLEGASVLLYQLFYNLINNSIKFAQETIPPIISISAEIINEQDKSFALIRLEDNGIGFTSNQTNHIFETFTRLNPKDRYEGTGLGLSLCKKIAERHGGSITASGIPNQGAVFTIKLPLEQKENDI, encoded by the coding sequence ATGGAGCTAACAAATAATCTAAATCTTTTTGAAATTGTCTTTAACGCAGCACCAAATGGAATTGCAGTTTTAAAGCCTTTATACAATAATAAAAACAGGATACAAGATTTTTCTATATTACTGCTTAACTCTGCTATGATTAGTTGGGTTAAAGATGTTACTTACAAAAACAAAAGGTACACCGAAGTTTTTCCGTGGATTAAAAATGATATTCTAGAAAAGCTTATTGAAACGTCAGAAACAGGCATTTCTGTAAATTATGAGCAATGGCATGAAATTGAAGAAAACAAAAAATGGTTTCTATATACAGCCGTTAAACAGGATGACTTAATTGTTCTGACTACAGAAGATATCACAGAAAAAAAACAAGCCGAAAACGCTTTAAATAATGCACTTACAGTTACAGAAAAGCAAAAAAGACTTTACGATTCGATTATAAATACAACTCCAGATTTGGTTTATGTATTTGATCTTGATTATATTTTTACTTACGCCAATAAAGCTTTATTGACAATGTGGGGCAAATCTGCAGAAGATGCTATTGGCAAAGGACTTCGAGAAAATGGCTATGAAGAATGGCATGCCGAAATGCACGAAAGAGAAATCGACGAAGTGGTTTCTACAAAGAAATCAATTAGAGGAACAGTATCTTTTCCGCATGCAGAATTAGGACGTCGAGTTTACGATTACATTTTTGCACCTGTTTTTAATGAAAAAGGAGATGTTGAGGCAATTGCAGGAACAACTCGTGATATTACAGAAATTAAACAAGCAGAAGCAAAATTGCAATTAAGTGAGAGTCGTTTTCGTAAAATGATACACCAGACTCCAGCACCAACTTTAATTCTTAAAGGAGATGATTTAATAATCGAACAGATTAACGGTCATATGCTCCAGATGATTGGGCGCGGAGAAGAAATTATTGGTATGCGATTAATTGATGTGTTGCCAGAACTAGAAGGGCAATATGTTTGGGAACAGGTTCTAAACGTATATAATAAAGGAATTCCGTTTGATCAAAGCGAGGTTTTGGTGCCACACAACCGCACAGGCGAATTAAAAAATTACTATTATAATCTTGCTTATCGTCCGCTTATAGAAGATGGAAAAATAACCGGAATGATTCAAGTAGCTGTCGAAGTTACAGAACAGGTTGTAGCGCGTCAGAAAATGGAAGAAAGCGAGAATCGTTTTCGGGCGCTGGTAAATGCTTCTTCAGATTTAGTGTATCGAATGGATGCCGACTGGATGATTATGCACAGTCTGGAAGGAGATGGACTTTTTACTAATTCTGAAGGTCAAGTTTCTAATTGGCTAGATAAATTTATTCATAACAGTGATCTTCAAAGAGCCGTTAATCTTATTTCTCAATCTATTATAGACAAAAGCATTTTTGAAATGGAACATAGAGTTACGAATCCAGACGGATCAATTGGCTGGGTTTTTTCTAGAGTGGTTCCAATATTAGATGAAAATGGTAAAATAATCGAATGGTTTGGTACGGCTAGTGATATTACTTCGCAAAAAGAGCTTCAAGAGGTTATTAAAGAAAGTGAAGAGAAATTCCGCCAGCTTGCAGATCTAGTTCCTCAAATTATTTGGACAGCAAGACCAGATGGTTTTACAGATTACTACAATAATCGATGGTATGAATATACAGGATTAGAAGAAGATGGCCATGGAGATAATAGCTGGATTCCAGTTTTACATCCAAATGATGTATCTTTAGTAAAAGAATTTTGGTATTATAGCGTTGAAAACGGTAATCCGTATCAGCTTGAATTTCGAATAAAAAATATTTATACAAAAGAATACAGATGGTTTTTGAGTAAAGCTGTTCCTATCAAAGACAAAACTGGTGCAATAACCAAATGGTTTGGAACGTGTACAGATATACATGAGCACAAATCTATTACCGAAAAATTAGAGATTTTAGTCGCAGATCGTACAAAAGAATTACAGCGCTCTAACGATGATTTGCAGCAATTTGCTCACGTTGCATCGCACGATTTGAAAGAACCGGTTAGAAAAATTAAAACGTTTCTAAGTCGTTTAGAAGATCGTTTAGACGGAAAACTTGATGAATCTTCAACAAAATTTATTGAAAGAATTCATGTTGCCGCAGATCGAATGTTTAACATGATTGATGGCGTTTTGGCTTATTCTAAAATTAATGCCGATTCGCAAAAAACAACTTTAGTTGACTTAAATGAAATTATAAGAAATATTGAAACGGATTTGGAAATTGCTTTGCAAAAATCGAATGGAAAAATTCTATATCAAAATTTACCAAAATTAGAAGGAGCTTCTGTATTACTGTATCAATTATTTTACAATCTTATTAATAATTCGATTAAATTTGCTCAAGAAACAATACCGCCAATTATTAGTATATCGGCTGAGATAATAAACGAGCAAGACAAAAGTTTTGCCTTGATAAGATTAGAAGATAACGGAATTGGTTTTACTTCTAATCAGACTAATCATATTTTTGAAACCTTTACACGTTTAAATCCTAAGGATCGATACGAAGGAACTGGTTTAGGACTGTCGCTTTGCAAAAAAATAGCGGAGCGTCATGGAGGAAGTATCACCGCTTCGGGTATACCAAACCAAGGTGCTGTATTTACAATAAAGTTGCCATTAGAACAAAAAGAGAATGACATTTAA
- a CDS encoding Crp/Fnr family transcriptional regulator: MDALKNVITSIVPMSDEEYNLMLPIINRIEVKKDKDLLLQGEICRHIYFIENGFFRMFYVDYRGNEINSRFVKSNDFLVDFASFITQKNAHYSCRAMEDSTVIALEYNKVEALYNCCPNWSKFGRLIAESAYLIIIERQEMLHFQTPEERYKTILQKEPYLFQMVSQNQLSSYIGIKPESLSRLRKRMIGK, encoded by the coding sequence ATGGATGCGCTTAAAAACGTTATTACATCAATTGTCCCAATGTCTGATGAGGAGTACAATTTAATGTTGCCAATTATCAATAGAATAGAAGTAAAAAAAGACAAAGATCTTTTGCTTCAAGGAGAAATATGCCGCCATATCTATTTTATCGAAAATGGCTTTTTTAGAATGTTTTACGTTGATTACCGAGGAAACGAGATCAACAGCAGATTTGTAAAATCGAATGATTTTCTAGTAGATTTTGCCAGTTTTATTACGCAAAAAAATGCGCATTATAGCTGTAGAGCGATGGAAGATTCTACAGTAATTGCCTTAGAATATAATAAAGTTGAGGCATTGTATAATTGCTGTCCGAATTGGTCAAAATTTGGAAGACTAATTGCCGAATCTGCGTACCTCATAATCATTGAAAGGCAGGAAATGCTTCATTTTCAAACTCCAGAAGAGCGTTATAAAACAATCCTACAAAAAGAACCTTATCTTTTTCAAATGGTATCGCAGAATCAGCTTTCATCTTATATTGGTATTAAACCAGAATCTCTAAGCAGGCTTCGAAAAAGAATGATTGGGAAATAA
- a CDS encoding antibiotic biosynthesis monooxygenase family protein, protein MKPKAYKSIAKKGFTIATSVFLLLINDAKAQNGIKVKTKTLTEMTSKMTMYEVKDEQLATFRKSMENYVANAILSKDNTMAEAFYEQEKPNVLWLIERWNDKKEFVEFSKSKSAKSVEELSKKALLIPSKNYYLKDLEPLTKEQWRKTAKKEDQQLVIMLFVDAKKGTEQNFKDTYHIAMPQFRSEPGVVTYQLSEIDGDETQFVTYEKFRSDEAFQYHLNFPPIKPVIEYLETSIKKPPFQNGLHNLIEFAPLTRE, encoded by the coding sequence ATGAAACCAAAAGCTTATAAATCAATTGCTAAAAAAGGGTTTACTATTGCAACATCTGTTTTTCTTTTACTAATAAATGATGCGAAAGCCCAAAACGGCATTAAAGTAAAAACTAAAACGCTTACTGAAATGACTTCAAAAATGACAATGTATGAAGTTAAAGACGAACAACTGGCAACGTTTCGTAAATCGATGGAAAACTACGTTGCAAATGCGATTCTTTCAAAAGACAATACTATGGCAGAAGCATTTTACGAACAAGAAAAACCCAATGTCTTATGGCTTATTGAAAGATGGAATGACAAAAAAGAATTCGTTGAATTTAGCAAAAGCAAATCAGCAAAATCAGTAGAAGAATTATCTAAAAAGGCGCTTTTAATACCTTCTAAAAATTATTATCTAAAAGACCTTGAACCATTAACGAAAGAACAATGGCGTAAAACAGCAAAAAAGGAAGACCAACAACTTGTCATCATGTTATTTGTTGATGCAAAAAAAGGCACAGAACAAAATTTTAAAGATACTTACCATATTGCAATGCCACAATTTAGAAGTGAACCTGGAGTGGTAACGTATCAGCTTTCTGAAATTGATGGAGATGAAACCCAATTTGTTACTTACGAAAAATTCAGAAGCGATGAAGCTTTTCAATATCACTTGAACTTTCCTCCAATTAAACCCGTAATCGAGTATTTGGAAACCAGTATCAAAAAACCTCCTTTTCAAAACGGACTGCATAATCTGATAGAATTTGCACCGCTGACAAGAGAATAA
- a CDS encoding 2TM domain-containing protein, which translates to MKTKFNIETKTNKNSKLGFKIHLLVFLLATPIVFIVWYLTDTTYPWPLWSTPAWAVGIVFHYLGVYVFNKNNTKSYCTRNKSYSI; encoded by the coding sequence ATGAAAACTAAATTCAACATCGAAACAAAAACAAATAAGAATTCAAAATTAGGATTTAAAATCCATTTGCTTGTATTTTTATTAGCAACCCCAATTGTATTTATTGTCTGGTATTTAACCGATACTACATATCCTTGGCCACTTTGGTCTACACCAGCTTGGGCAGTAGGAATTGTTTTTCACTATTTAGGCGTATATGTTTTTAATAAAAACAATACTAAATCTTATTGCACTAGAAATAAATCTTACAGCATTTAA
- a CDS encoding DUF763 domain-containing protein, whose translation MKRSGTADLPLHYGHVPMWLAERMSKLGFAIVETIALEFSTSEVISKLSNPFWFQSFGAVMGMDWHSSGITTSVLGALKRSVNPHSKELGIYICGGKGKHSMLTPQELLFVGEKTGLDGNNLANCSRLTAKVDNTAIQDGFQLYQHNFIVDNKGQWAVIQQGMNPNSHTARRYHWHSQDLKSFINEPHTFIYGENQGNILNLTADAATKSREGILELIKEEPTKIIKEMQHLSMPAHHDVRIDDVNMKRLGAMLWTTHDNKPEDFEELLLLKGMGPRALQSLALVSEIIYGTPTRFEDPARFSFAHGGKDGHPFPVPVKIYDETIDTLQRAINRAKIGNSDKLSAIQKLSEISRNAEESFTPNNNFDALIQRERENSHLYGGRTVFGDAKPKKNKPNNPNNQLELF comes from the coding sequence ATGAAACGTTCAGGTACAGCAGATCTTCCTTTACATTACGGACACGTTCCGATGTGGCTTGCTGAACGAATGTCAAAACTTGGTTTTGCAATTGTAGAAACGATTGCCTTAGAATTTTCTACTTCCGAAGTCATCAGTAAATTGAGTAATCCTTTTTGGTTTCAGAGTTTTGGAGCCGTTATGGGAATGGATTGGCATTCGTCTGGAATTACAACTTCTGTACTTGGAGCCTTAAAAAGATCGGTTAATCCGCATTCTAAAGAATTAGGAATTTATATCTGCGGAGGAAAAGGAAAACATTCGATGCTCACACCGCAAGAACTTCTTTTTGTGGGAGAAAAAACAGGTCTCGACGGAAATAATCTCGCCAATTGCAGTAGACTTACAGCAAAAGTAGACAACACTGCCATTCAAGATGGATTTCAATTATATCAGCATAATTTTATTGTGGATAATAAAGGACAATGGGCTGTTATTCAGCAAGGAATGAATCCGAATTCGCATACGGCAAGAAGATATCATTGGCATTCGCAAGATTTGAAATCTTTCATCAATGAGCCTCATACTTTTATTTACGGCGAAAATCAAGGCAATATTTTGAATCTTACTGCCGATGCTGCTACAAAATCTAGAGAAGGAATTTTAGAATTAATAAAAGAAGAACCAACAAAGATTATAAAAGAAATGCAACATCTTTCTATGCCTGCGCATCATGATGTGAGAATAGATGATGTCAACATGAAAAGACTCGGAGCAATGCTTTGGACAACTCACGATAATAAACCAGAAGATTTTGAAGAACTATTGCTTTTAAAAGGAATGGGACCGAGAGCTTTGCAATCTTTAGCTTTAGTAAGCGAAATAATCTACGGAACTCCAACTCGATTTGAAGATCCGGCACGTTTCTCTTTTGCCCACGGCGGAAAAGATGGACACCCGTTTCCTGTTCCTGTTAAAATTTATGATGAAACGATCGATACTTTGCAAAGAGCTATAAATCGTGCAAAAATTGGCAATAGCGATAAATTAAGCGCGATTCAAAAACTATCTGAAATTTCGAGAAATGCCGAAGAAAGTTTTACGCCGAATAATAATTTTGATGCTTTGATTCAAAGAGAAAGAGAAAATTCTCATTTATACGGAGGTCGAACCGTTTTTGGTGATGCAAAACCCAAAAAGAACAAACCAAATAATCCGAACAATCAATTGGAATTGTTTTAA